A window of Podarcis muralis chromosome 10, rPodMur119.hap1.1, whole genome shotgun sequence genomic DNA:
GGAGTGACGCAAGCTCGGGGGCCGCGGCGCCCAATCGCAGCGCGCCTTTTTGGACCGCCGCTCCGCCCTTTTGCGTCAGAGAAGGACAAAGTCATTGAGGAAGGGTGATATTCGGCCTTTGAGTGCAGTCGCCGGCCGAGTAGCGGAGCGGAGGGGAAGCGGTTTCCGCCATCTTAGAAGGTGAGTCCCTGAGGGGAATGGGGTGCAGGGGTGGCGTCTCCGTTCTCGCAGCTTTGCCGCGTGTTCAGTCCCGGCTGCTGACGGGGGgcagttttgtttcccccccccccacaagcacgGCGAGGCGGGGGCCTCCTGCTTAACCACATCCCTCGTTCTCCCTCCCGCAGCTTCCTGCCGCCGCCATGTTCTCGTCCATAGTGCCGCTTGTGCGGCTCAACCCATTCCACGCcccgcagctgcagctgcagcaagaCGGACTCAGCCTAAGGAAACTCCCGGCCGAACCCGCGGAGCCTTCGTGCACCCGGCGGAGCCTGGCAGCCGCTTCCGCAGAGGGTAAGTgggcggagtgggggggggacgGGGCGCACGACCTTTGCCTCGGTTCCTTCTCTGGAAGGGCCCCCCGGTTTTTGAATTCTCTCTCGGGTGGGGCTTCAGCTACTTGGCCCCCTGGGTTCCTCTTGGAGGACATGGAAGGTCAATGCAGGCCGGGCTTGTGCTTGGCTCACGGTGCCTCCTTGGCTGAGCCCCTTCCGTTTCCTCCCACTGGAAAAGGCCAGAATACTCATTCTTGTCTGTGCCTTGAGCCCAGCCTGTGTAGGCCTCGGAGGAGGCTTGCTCCGCGGCGACCTTGGGGCTGGAAGGCGTCGGGCCTAGCCATGCCTTGCATGTGGTTGGGGACATCTTGTCTTCCAGTGCGTGGTCGCCCTCAGAGGCTTAAGGATGCTGCCTGCGCACAAGCCCAAGGCTAGTAGAAGACGGCATGTCTCCATGGCAACTAGTCAGCGGCCTGGTCCTTCCCCGGGTGGGTAACACTTTTAAAGGAGGGTGGTATGGTGTGGACAAGGTCACAGGCTTAGAATGACACTGGGAAGAGCAGGTGAGGCTAAGTAGTTTTCCACACTCTCGTTTACCTTGAAGAGTTTATTAGGTCGATACAATGTTGCAGTTATGTAAGCAACCAATATTTTTAAGTCTCATAATGAAAATAAGCAAACTTCCATACAAATGTTATCCATCAACTTTGTCCCGTTAGTGCCATATCTGTTTTCTTACAGTGACACAATATCTACTACTAAACCTGTCCTTTATTTAATTGCATAGGGCAGCCGTATATTAGAAAAAAAGAGTGAAGAAGGTTTTGTAGCACATTTAAAAGATGAACATGGCTGTAGTGGCCTGTGGAAAGAATAGACACTGCTTTGTCAGATGCATGAAGCATCATTGTCTGTTGGCACATACCAACATGTCATTCATGATATATAACTCAATTAagctttgttttttgtatttaaaaaaatcaaaagagaCCCTTATATAGCAGTTCCTTTTTATGTTACAAGAACCCTGGAATGATAAGAGGTTGGTGCATGTAGCTTTGAGGCAATAGTTTTGAATCCAAGATGTACCTTATACGTACTTActtgccttaattttttttataatgaaTAAATCCTCACAATATATTCTTACAAAGATACTGGGTTAATCATGTGAAGATCTATTGACCAGCGAGTGTTTATATGCCCATGTAAAGAATTGCACAGCAGTAACTTGTGAAATTACTTGTTGGTTTAGCCCTTACAAGGCAATCTGAAATCAGGGCCTGGTAAGTTACCTAAAACAATGAGCAAACACAACCAAGCTCTgttgaattgaattgaaataattttttttgttttatatccTGTATATATGTTATTTTGGCATAACTGGAGATTTACCCTTATCTAATATTTATGTGGCTTTTAATACCTGCACAGCACATCTCTTGGAAGAAAGTGTTGCCTTAAGCAGAATGCACCTTGTAAATACCTATATTTTGGTCATTCCTATGACACGTGCAGTAACTATGATATTATTTTGAATCCCATTCATGTTGGCATAGACATCTTTGTCAAGTAGCACACCAACCTACGTGTTGATATTGATACTGGTCTTTGAACATGGTTATTTGAAAGTGAATTAAGATCCATTTTAATTACTTTGAGAATGTTTTCAAGCAGTCTTGGTAAAAACAATAAATGCTTTTAGTTGACCTACTACCACTTCATAAATTTTGGAAGACAAACTTGTTTTAGGAGAAAAGTGAAATTTCTTGATTGAGCTTACATAAGTTAATGCTAACTTCAAATGCCATATTCTGTAGTTTGTCAACTTGTACTTATCTCTTTTTAAGCAGAAGACTATAGCTGTGCATATGGCTCTGGCAGATTCTTCATCCTTTGTGGCTTTGGTGGGATTATTAGCTGTGGTACCACGCACACAGCATTGGTTCCTTTAGATCTCGTTAAATGCCGAATTCAGGTTTGATTGCATGTCAAGTTGGTTATCATAGCATGATAACAGTGTGAAATCTTACTAATCAAAAGGAAACAAGGCTTGGATTTCATCCAAATAAAGTTTTTTATATCGTTGCATGTAGTTTATTTAACAGCATGGTGTGTCTTTTCTTTGCTGCAGAAGAATACAGTTGTGAATATGGCTCTCTCAAGTTTTACGCTCTCTGTGGCTTTGGTGGGGTCCTAAGTTGTGGTCTGACACATACAGCAGTGGTACCTTTGGATTTAGTGAAGTGTCGCATCCAGGTTTGTATGCTGCCAaatatggattccccccccccccatcatttggGATGAAATAATTGGACAAATTTGAAATTGAGCCAGATTTAGTTAGGAACCATGTAACTGGCATTTGACAAATAAGCAGTAATGGCAGATACTTGTGTTTGAAAGCTTCATGAGTAATCAGAAACCATGATTTATCAAATTTATATCTCCAGCACAAATACATGTAAAATATTTGAGCCTAATATATTTGAATACTAAACATTCAGAATCTTTATAATGCATGTAGCATAAAGGCGGAATGACTTCATGCATGTGTCATTTCTTTGTTGTGGAGTTATAATTTGAAGAAAAGATAATGATCCATGCATTTGACAATGGAAACTTTGACAGTGGAAGCTTGAATATGTGAGGATGTAATCAATGAGAAACAGTATGATCCTTTGAAAATTAGCTTAGAAgttgcactgagttcagtgggaatcACTCCCAAGGAAGCGTGCATAGGATTTTAGCCATATAATGAACCAACCTCTAGCTTTATGGCAGAAGGAAGTTGGTTAGGTGGAATGAAGAATCTGAAGTTAACCCTTTGCTTATATTTGTAATATATTAAAAAGAGTGCTTTGGTTTTAGATATTTTAGATATTTATTTCACAAAGTTGATTCAACTATTATATTCCTCTAAAGCAGCTAAAAGTATTGAGGAAATATGCTTGAGCTGTGTATGATACAAGTATACATTACAGAAAATGTAATCCTGTTCATGCAGAAGTCAGAAAGAGGCCAGGAAGTAAGATGAAAGGTGAAATGGAACAAGTCAGTAGAGGGCGACAGGAGGTAGGAAGGTAGGACCAGAGAGTATTAACATCTTAtaaagtcattttttttttttacaaaatagcaTATTGCCAATTTCtgcataaaatatttttgttataTTGAAGTTTTTACTGAGATTGCACATATCTAGGCAAACCTTAAATAGCTGTAACAAATTGCAGCCTTTTTCAGAACATTTATGCAGAACTTTTCTGAGTACTTCTTTTTacaattgataataataataataataataataataatttattatttgtaccccgcccatctggctgggtttccccagccactctgggcggcttccaacaaagataaaaaaaacactaaaatgtcacatattaaaaacttccctgaacagggctgccttcagatgtcttctgaatgtcaggtagttgtttatcgctttgacatctgatgggagggcgttccacaggacgggcgccactaccgagaaggccctctgcctggttccctgtaacttgacctctcgtagtgagggaaccgccagaaggccctcggagctggacctcagtgtccgggcagaacgatgggggtggagacgctccttcagatatactggaccaaggccgtttagggctttaaaggtcagcaccaacactttgaattgtgctcggaaacttactgggagccaatgtaggtctttcaagaccggtgttatatggtctcggcggccgcacccagtcaccagtctagctgccgcattctggattagttgtagtttccgggtcaccttcaaaggtagccccacgtagagcgcattgcagtagtccaagcgggagataaccagagcatgtaccactctggcgagacagtccgcaggcagatagggtctcagcctacgtaccagatggagctggtaaacagctgccctggatacagatttgacctgtgcctccatggacagctgtgagtccaaaatgactcccaggctgcgcacctggtccttcaggggcacagttaccccattcaggaccagggaatcctccacacctgcccgcctcctgtcccccaaaaacagtacttctgtcttgtcgggattcaacctcaatctgttagccgccatccatcctccaaccgcctccaggcactcacacaggaccttcaccgccttcactggttctgatttaaaagagaggtagagctgggtatcatccgcatactgatgaacacccagcccaaacctcctgatgatctctcccagtggctgcatgtaaatgttgaaaagcatgggggagaggacagagccctgaggcaccccacaagtgagggcccaggggtctgaacactcatcccccaccaccactttctgaacacggcccaggaggaaggagcggaaccactgtatgacagtgcccccagctcccagcccctcaagacggttcagaaggatgttatggtcgatggtatcaaacgccgctgagagatccagcagaactaggaaacagctctcacctttgtccctagcccgccggagatcatcaaccagtgcgaccaaggcagtttcagtcccatgatgaggcctgatttattaattgctttcTAAGCCATCGTTTCAGATGCATTTACATATAAGATAATGAAACACTTGAACACAAAAgctaatacatttaaaacaatacaaaaacccTAATAAGTGGACACTTGTTAATTACCCATTGATTCAGTTGAGGCAGTACTGGTGTTCTTACAATGAAGAGTAACAATTCACCCCACCCCAATGCGCTGTTAGTTTTGGTGATATTAAAGTTTTAATATCTGCATACTGATACTGTCCCTTTTTGCTTTTACATATTCTTGCAGTTCAACCCAATTCCCGTCTTCTTTCACTTAATGCAAGTCGTATTTGCTACTGCCTTAATCCTTCAAAATCCTTCTCCCAACTCAAGCACATTCATAATTCGTTGCTTAATTGAACATTTCAATATTGGATGATTACAATTCTTCTGTTGTAGAATTAACTTAGTTATATGGTGCATCACAGCTTCCAGTGTACCACGTAGAATGATACACTGTTAGCACTGGATGTGTCTTTGATTAAATTTCCAAATTGATGAGTAGAGCTGGTTTGGCCAGTTGCGTATAtcttatatatgcatatatatttaaGTTGCGTCAAAACCCAGGAATCTTATACTTGCAGCCtatatttgttctttatcttacTACTTGTCACagaactttctctttttttccccttcaaaaattactTCCACAAAACCTTTCATGAAGTTCTGCAATCATCTTGCCACTGTCAGTTGACTtgtcatttttaacatttttaatcTTTCTCTTCACTGCATTCTTCTTCACTTGGTAAAAATCCTAAACTCTTTAAAACAATCATTAAGTACGATGTCTATATGTTTGGAGTATATTGGTTGTTCCTGTGAATGTgagaaaggttaaaaaaaattattaactgCTGACTTCTCAAAACTTGTTTAGGTGGATCCACAAAAATATAAGAGCATCTTCAACGGCTTTTCAGTTACTGTCAAAGAGGATGGTGTTCGTGGTTTGGCAAAAGGATGGGCTCCAACATTTATTGGATATTCCATGCAAGGGCTCTGCAAATTTGGTTTCTATGAAGTCTTCAAAATCATGTATAGCAACATGTTGGGAGAGGTAAGTTTATTTATCCTGCAGTTCAGCACCCCTTTATTGTGAATTTGTCCAAGGAATATCATATGAACATATTTTCTGGTCTGTTAAATTTTATTTCAGGAAAATACATATCTGTGGCGTACATCACTATACTTAGCTGCATCTGCCAGTGCAGAGTTCTTTGCTGATATTGCTCTGGCTCCAATGGAAGCTGCTAAGGTGCGCATTCAGACACAGCCTGGGTATGCAAATACACTGAGACAAGCTGCTCCAAAAATGTTTGCAGAAGAAGGTGTTTGGGCGTAAGTATTACAGCAGTTAAGTCATGGCCCTAAAGTGGCTCTTGATGATCCTGCACAGCTCCTTGTTTATGAACTGTTAAGCTTTGATCATGGATATTATTGCTTTAGACACGCAGCAGAGTTCTGAGTTCTTAAGCAATATGAGCCAACATGCTCCCTTAGATCCATCTTTGTTAGATGTCTCTTGTGCTGAGTTCTGCTTACAGCTTTGGTTTTGAGTAGTTCCAGCCAAGAGGGATCAACAACTTTATGGTTGTACAGTCAAAGATGCTTGAGTCATTGGCATGTGAGAATAATATACCTTCACTCTGGTCTTTTATGTTCTGATAGCAATGGCTGTAATACAATACATGTCATTTTCCACTATCAGGATTTGGCTGGATTGTGGACATTAATCAATCAATTCCAAGATTAAAGGCAAAAGGGACTATATACCCATTGTTCTTTTAAGAGCGAGGCTAGAGGTTTAGGTTGTTTCTGATATGACTAGTTTGAAAGAAACACTGCAATGCAACTGTGTTTTCACAAGGGAAGGCATCACTAAACTTAATTCAGTCTTTGCTAATACTGGTATTTCTAGTGTGTgcataaatcaggggtcagcaaaccttttcagcagggggtcggtccactgtccctcagaccttggggcgGGCTGgctatatttttgggggaaaaACTATGCAAGAGTACCACGAGTTGCAGTGGTTGCTTACCTGTGTCTTACGAGCAGCAGGGGCTAGCGGTGGTGGTGGCAGAACAGTGATCGGCAtgcgaaagggctctggagaggggtgGCTTAAAATGGCAACCACTtgagttctgctgctgctgccaccaacaaagcccagcccccttcctcttctaggcagggtggggagaaaccaggaggagggagggaggaggtgctgctaccgtgtgagggagagggaaaagaaagTGTGCGCTGGCGATCCACGTGgcaattcccggactgtccatgggccggatccagaaggcagttgggcctgatccggcccgcaggccttagtttgccgacccatggcaTAAATGACATGGTTGTTTAGTGCAAAATGTTAGTCACGCCTGTGTTTCCTGGGGTGTCACACAGGTGTCTTTCCCTGTTCTGCCTAATAGTGCCAGGTTTTGAGCCTGGGACCTACTATATTAAAACtatgtgctctgccattgagatTTATTTGTTACATTCAGGTAGCGTAACTGATTTGAATTCCCGTGTCTTCCAGAATTAATTCCAAATCAGAAGCGCTTAAATTTGGGATTTCTAATTGTTTTGTCTACTTTGAAGTTTCTACAAAGGTGTTGTTCCATTATGGATGAGGCAGATTCCATACACCATGATGAAATTTGCCTGCTTTGAAAGAACTGTGGAAGCGCTTTACAAGTACGTTGTCCCGAAACCAAGGAGCGAATGTTCAAAAGGAGAACAGCTGGTTGTTACATTTGTAGCAGGTTATATAGGTAAGGAAATCTAACTTTTTGGAATATAGTAACAGTTTAGTATTCATGAGCAAGTCCGAAGAAGAGTCTGGCTTGCATGCTTCCTTGTATTCTCCCACGTATGCAGATTAAAATGCCttcagcagcattttatttcACTTTCATAGGATCTTGGTTTGCCCTTGCATACAGATGATAAATACTAGTATAATAAACTCCAGCTTTatggaacgcgggtggtgctgtggtctaaaccactgtgcctagggcttgccgatcagaaggtcggtggttcaaatccccacggcagggtgagctgttgttcagtctcagctcctgccaacctagcagtttgaaagcacgtcaaagtgcaagtagataagtaggtaccgctccggcgggaaggtaaacggcatttccgtgtgctgctctggttcgccagaagtggcttagtcatgttggccacatgacccggaagctgtaagtcagctccctcagccaataaagcgagatgagcgccacaaccccagagtcgttcgctactggacttaactgtcaggggtcctttacctttaaactccaGCTTTAAAAGCCAGCtttataaactatggtttagtgggCTTGTTTTGAAACTGACCTGTTTGACAAGCACCAGGAAGCCACTGTCCTGAATCACACAAGTCGCATTCAGATTTGTGGATGTTGCACACAAAATTGGCCAATGTCTTTAGTAGGTTCTGCAGGATTATTGAATTATCTAACTGCTTTTAAAGTGACAGGGGCATCTTAATGATGCAAGTATGTTATGTAATGAGTTGTGGAGATCTCATCTCCCTATAGCAGTTTTGAGTCAGTCTCCTGTTGACATAGGATCTTTCTGGAATATGTATAAACAtattaatgaatattttaaattaatgGTGACTACTTGCTTTTCAGCTGGGGTGTTCTGTGCCATCGTTTCACATCCTGCTGATTCTGTGGTATCCGTGTTGAACAAAGAAAAAGGCAGTTCAGCTGCTCAAGTACTGAAGAGGCTGGGATTTAAAGGTGAGGATTTAAACTGATACTGAACTGTGAAAGTGCATGAATAATTCCAGATACTAATAATGTTATGTTCCAACAGGTGTATGGAAGGGTCTGTTCGCCCGTATTATTATGATTGGTACTCTGACAGCACTACAGTGGTTCATCTATGACTCCGTGAAAGTTTATTTCAGACTTCCCCGCCCACCTCCACCAGAGATGCCAGAATCTCTGAAGAAAAAGCTTGGTCTTTCTGAGTAGATGGATCATGGACTGAATGGCTAAATAACATCACGAAACTTTATACACATGGCAATGTAGGAGAATAAAGTATTTGTTTGCTCAGGCCTCACTGTTGCTGTTGGTCAAAATAAAATACTAGATTGACAAGTGTTTGCCTTAGTTTTCAGCCTGTTGGAAAAAAATGGTTTCATGGCGGCTAAGGGAACTGGTCTCCTCCTGAAAAAGGACCCCTCACGTGTTGCTACTGACAGTTGGTTAAAGCAGAGAAGAAAATAATGAATTTCGAATATTACAAGTATGATCTACCAAACTGCTTTGCCTTAACGTGAGTTCACTTGAGTGTCTGTGAAGGCAGTTCTATAAATTAGGTAATCAGGTTCTTGCTTTATATCTTTTCACTTTAGTGGTAGGTTGGGTAATTATGTTTACAAATGTTTATCACTAACCCAGTGAGAGACGTATGTATTCAAAGTATATGTATGACCAGTTAATACTGCTGCCACCATTATTATTGAAAGGTCTTGGCATATCTATCAGCAAGGATATGTTAttatttgttgcttttttgcCATGGCAAGTAAGAACAAGTTATATTTTAAAGCCAGAAACAAACACTATTAAAACATCCTACCCATGCAAAATGGCAGTAGTTAAAAGCTGGAGGCCTTGTTAAAAAGGAATGTGcctgaagatatgtaatgatggtgTCAGACAAGGCTttcctgggagagcattccacaagtggggagccacaatTGACAAGGctggtcttgtgttgccaccctccagatcagCACCTGGTCATAAATCCATTGCTAAATAGGCCCCGCAGTACCCTGATGCTGTTATGGAGTGTCCGTTGCCATGTGAAACAGATATGGGGATATATGCTGGTTTAGAGCCCTTTTGCAAACTGGGGACACATAGCCATATGGATGCCCAGCCTGAAGGAGTTCCGAGTGGTCAGAGGCTGAAATAAAAAGCTGTGGGCTGTAATCAAGGTGAGTCATACTCACGCAGATGCACTAAAATCAAGTGTTATATATGCATTTGTTATCAGCCATCTACAAATACTCAACAATTGTTACCTCAAAAGATCCACCTAGTGCTGTTTACAGCAGCACCAGGCATATTTCTAGAAAGCCCAAAAGCAAGATGTAACAGCTGTCCTTTAATAACTGCCAACTGGTATTTAGTAAtgtaatttatttgaaaagttcCATTTGATTCCAATGTCTAATAACTGCATGGCTTCCTAAATCGAACCATTGGGTCATCTACCTTGGCAGTGGCCGTTCAGGATTTTGGAAATACCCTCCCATTTAAAAGCTGTTTGCCACCATTTATACTGCATGCAACTGAACTCCATCGAGATGTATTTGTAAAGTCATTTTTCTGCCAATGAATTGATTAGGGGACCCAGAATTCTATTTCAAGAAAAATCATTTCCCACAGGTATACAAATGTCCCTAGTAATTTTTCTTCTACGCACTCAGTCATGTTTTTATATAACTTTATTAGCTCTCATTTGAGATGGAGTGACTGAAACTGTATACAGTACTACTCTAAACATGGGTCTACAATCCACCCATAAAAGGtattgaacaacttttttaaaatacCTTATAAGTGTGTGCATATTATATTACCCAGTTGATGTCAGTTCTCAACTCTAAATAtggaggatttccccccctttttacagTCAATCTGTAGATTCAGACAAATCATCAAACTTGCCTCCAGAATAGGTTTCCTGAAAAATGGGAGGGCTGCTGATCCGCAGAGCCTGCCCCTAATGTGGAAGGGGAGATTTCCTTACTGTACTTCAATGTGTGGGGACATTGAGCAGAATTCTGCTTGCATTATTCTTTTGGTTTAATCTATTTTTGGTCTGCAATCATCTTTTTAACATCCAATACCATTCAAGACTTACTGAAACATGTTTTACAAACACAACTTTGTGGTTTATAAAAGAATTTTTGATCTAGTTATCATTGATTGAATGTAACTCAATTATATGTGACACTCCTACTTGCAAGGCTGTAGTCCTCAATAGTTCCTTGGGTGTAAGTTGTAGTGAACATGACAGCAC
This region includes:
- the SLC25A3 gene encoding solute carrier family 25 member 3 isoform X1, whose translation is MFSSIVPLVRLNPFHAPQLQLQQDGLSLRKLPAEPAEPSCTRRSLAAASAEAEDYSCAYGSGRFFILCGFGGIISCGTTHTALVPLDLVKCRIQVDPQKYKSIFNGFSVTVKEDGVRGLAKGWAPTFIGYSMQGLCKFGFYEVFKIMYSNMLGEENTYLWRTSLYLAASASAEFFADIALAPMEAAKVRIQTQPGYANTLRQAAPKMFAEEGVWAFYKGVVPLWMRQIPYTMMKFACFERTVEALYKYVVPKPRSECSKGEQLVVTFVAGYIAGVFCAIVSHPADSVVSVLNKEKGSSAAQVLKRLGFKGVWKGLFARIIMIGTLTALQWFIYDSVKVYFRLPRPPPPEMPESLKKKLGLSE
- the SLC25A3 gene encoding solute carrier family 25 member 3 isoform X3, whose amino-acid sequence is MFSSIVPLVRLNPFHAPQLQLQQDGLSLRKLPAEPAEPSCTRRSLAAASAEEDYSCAYGSGRFFILCGFGGIISCGTTHTALVPLDLVKCRIQVDPQKYKSIFNGFSVTVKEDGVRGLAKGWAPTFIGYSMQGLCKFGFYEVFKIMYSNMLGEENTYLWRTSLYLAASASAEFFADIALAPMEAAKVRIQTQPGYANTLRQAAPKMFAEEGVWAFYKGVVPLWMRQIPYTMMKFACFERTVEALYKYVVPKPRSECSKGEQLVVTFVAGYIAGVFCAIVSHPADSVVSVLNKEKGSSAAQVLKRLGFKGVWKGLFARIIMIGTLTALQWFIYDSVKVYFRLPRPPPPEMPESLKKKLGLSE
- the SLC25A3 gene encoding solute carrier family 25 member 3 isoform X2; the protein is MFSSIVPLVRLNPFHAPQLQLQQDGLSLRKLPAEPAEPSCTRRSLAAASAEEEYSCEYGSLKFYALCGFGGVLSCGLTHTAVVPLDLVKCRIQVDPQKYKSIFNGFSVTVKEDGVRGLAKGWAPTFIGYSMQGLCKFGFYEVFKIMYSNMLGEENTYLWRTSLYLAASASAEFFADIALAPMEAAKVRIQTQPGYANTLRQAAPKMFAEEGVWAFYKGVVPLWMRQIPYTMMKFACFERTVEALYKYVVPKPRSECSKGEQLVVTFVAGYIAGVFCAIVSHPADSVVSVLNKEKGSSAAQVLKRLGFKGVWKGLFARIIMIGTLTALQWFIYDSVKVYFRLPRPPPPEMPESLKKKLGLSE